Proteins encoded within one genomic window of Balaenoptera musculus isolate JJ_BM4_2016_0621 chromosome 12, mBalMus1.pri.v3, whole genome shotgun sequence:
- the LOC118905185 gene encoding vesicle transport protein GOT1B-like, whose amino-acid sequence MISLTDTQKIGMGSTGFGVFFLFFGMILFFDKALLAIGNVSFVAGLAFVIGLERTFRFFFQKHKMKATGFFLGGVFVVLIGWPLIGVIFEIYGFFLLFRGFFPVVVGFIRRVPVLGSLLNLPGIRSFVDKVGESNNMV is encoded by the coding sequence ATGATCTCCTTAACAGACACCCAGAAAATTGGAATGGGATCAACAGGATTTGGAGTGTTTTTCCTGTTCTTTGGAATGATTCTCTTTTTTGACAAAGCACTACTGGCTATTGGAAATGTTTCATTTGTGGCTGGCTTGGCTTTTGTAATTGGTTTAGAAAGAACATTCAGATTCTTcttccaaaaacataaaatgaaagctACAGGATTTTTCCTGGGTGGTGTATTTGTAGTCCTGATTGGTTGGCCTTTGATAGGCGTGATCTTTGAAATTTATGGATTCTTTCTCTTGTTCAGGGGCTTCTTTCCTGTGGTTGTTGGATTTATTAGAAGAGTGCCAGTCCTTGGATCACTCTTGAATTTACCTGGAATTAGATCATTTGTAGATAAAGTCGGAGAAAGCAACAATATGGTATAG